A genomic window from Lactobacillus sp. ESL0677 includes:
- the galE gene encoding UDP-glucose 4-epimerase GalE, translated as MRVLVVGGAGYIGSIAVKKLIENGNDVVVLDALYTGHQKAVDPQAKFYQGDIENKFLVSQILRNEKIDAVMHFAAYSLVPESVKKPLKYYDNNVAGMISLLEAMNDVGVKYLVFSSSAATYGIPKKLPITEDSPLDPINPYGDTKVMMEKIMHWADKADGIKSIALRYFNVAGAASDGSIGEDHAPETHLIPNILKSALAGDGKFTIFGNDYDTKDGTNVRDYVQIEDLIDAHLLALDYLMKTKKSDVFNLGTAHGYSNLEILAAARKVTGIDIPYTMGPRRGGDPDSLVADSTKARTILHWQPKHESAEEVMTSAWKWHQSHPNGYEDK; from the coding sequence ATGCGCGTTTTAGTTGTTGGCGGCGCGGGCTACATCGGCTCGATTGCTGTTAAAAAGTTGATTGAAAATGGCAATGATGTTGTTGTACTCGATGCTTTATACACTGGTCATCAAAAAGCTGTCGATCCGCAAGCCAAATTTTATCAAGGCGATATTGAAAACAAGTTTTTAGTTAGCCAAATTTTACGAAATGAAAAAATTGATGCTGTAATGCACTTTGCAGCCTACTCATTAGTGCCCGAATCTGTTAAAAAGCCGTTGAAATATTACGACAACAATGTTGCTGGCATGATTTCACTGCTCGAAGCAATGAATGACGTTGGTGTTAAATATCTGGTCTTCTCATCAAGTGCCGCAACTTACGGCATCCCTAAGAAACTTCCAATTACTGAGGATTCTCCACTTGATCCGATTAACCCTTATGGTGACACTAAGGTCATGATGGAAAAGATTATGCACTGGGCTGACAAGGCAGATGGCATTAAGTCAATCGCTCTGCGCTACTTCAATGTTGCTGGTGCCGCCAGCGATGGCTCAATTGGCGAGGATCATGCTCCTGAAACTCACCTGATTCCCAATATTTTAAAGAGTGCACTTGCTGGTGACGGTAAATTTACTATTTTTGGCAACGATTATGATACCAAAGATGGCACCAACGTGCGCGATTATGTTCAAATTGAGGATTTAATTGACGCACACCTATTGGCCTTAGACTATTTAATGAAAACTAAGAAATCCGATGTCTTCAACTTAGGTACTGCACATGGTTATTCCAACTTGGAAATTTTAGCTGCAGCTCGCAAGGTAACTGGCATCGACATCCCTTATACTATGGGACCAAGACGTGGCGGCGATCCCGACTCGCTCGTAGCCGACTCTACCAAGGCAAGAACAATCCTGCATTGGCAACCAAAGCATGAAAGTGCCGAAGAAGTTATGACTAGTGCTTGGAAGTGGCACCAATCACATCCAAATGGTTATGAAGATAAATAA
- a CDS encoding NADPH-dependent oxidoreductase: MIHNSTIDSQINHRSIRKFKDQTLNAEQLQTLYTVFQHTATSMFMQNATLLHITDEAKRAKIRELCNQNYVGAEGDLFIFVVDLYRNQQIRQQLGKDDGRVHMSDLFMQGMDDTLLAWQNVANAVESMGLGYVPLGTINDHPLAMLEVLDLPQLTFAALGMQVGVPDQEPQLKPRLPLQFTTFENDYPRDFKVSELADYDQLVTTYYDLRDSNRRIDSFTKQITGAKLDSRKIDRDQLPELLHKQGLCLDWQ, from the coding sequence ATGATTCATAATTCAACAATTGATAGTCAAATTAATCACCGCTCAATCCGGAAGTTTAAGGACCAAACATTGAACGCGGAACAATTGCAAACGTTGTACACTGTATTTCAACATACCGCGACCAGCATGTTCATGCAGAACGCAACGCTGCTACATATAACTGATGAAGCTAAAAGAGCCAAAATTCGAGAATTGTGCAACCAAAATTATGTGGGTGCTGAAGGCGACTTGTTTATCTTTGTCGTGGATTTGTACCGGAACCAGCAGATTCGTCAGCAGCTGGGCAAAGATGATGGCCGCGTGCATATGAGTGACCTGTTTATGCAGGGGATGGATGACACGTTGCTGGCATGGCAAAATGTGGCTAATGCTGTGGAAAGCATGGGGTTAGGCTATGTGCCGTTGGGAACGATTAATGATCATCCTTTGGCAATGCTTGAGGTATTGGACTTGCCGCAATTGACGTTTGCAGCTTTGGGGATGCAAGTTGGTGTGCCTGATCAAGAGCCGCAATTAAAGCCGCGGCTGCCACTGCAATTCACTACGTTTGAAAATGATTATCCACGTGACTTTAAGGTCAGTGAATTGGCAGATTATGATCAATTGGTAACAACTTACTATGACCTGCGTGATTCTAACCGCCGAATTGATTCTTTCACTAAGCAGATTACCGGTGCTAAGCTCGACAGTCGGAAGATTGACCGCGATCAATTGCCAGAGTTATTGCATAAGCAGGGACTGTGCCTTGACTGGCAGTAA
- the gap gene encoding type I glyceraldehyde-3-phosphate dehydrogenase: MAIKIGINGFGRIGRLAFRRIFELNDPEIKVVAINDLTDPDMIAYLLKHDTIHGDFPAEVQADDSGIIVNDKHYTVYAEKDAEKIPWVANDDVDLVLESTGFYTNKEKASAHLKAGVKKVLISAPAGKIPTAVYGINENTLTSSDRIISPGSCTTQSVALLAKPMNDHFGIKAGSLTTIHAYTASQNLTDGPRGKNKRANRAATENIIPHSSGAAKAIGLVIPELDGKLTGKAQRVPVRDGSLTELALVLDKSVTTTEINEVFKAITQNNETFGYDDTGIVSSDIINDTHGAIFDPTMTEVINIGDGTCLAKVHAWYDNEFGFTCNMIRLLTYYAKL; this comes from the coding sequence ATGGCAATTAAAATTGGTATCAATGGCTTTGGCCGAATTGGTCGCTTAGCATTTCGAAGAATTTTTGAATTAAATGATCCTGAAATTAAAGTTGTGGCAATCAATGACTTAACTGATCCGGACATGATCGCCTATTTATTAAAGCACGATACAATTCACGGTGATTTCCCAGCGGAAGTACAAGCTGATGATTCAGGAATTATCGTTAATGATAAGCATTATACAGTATATGCGGAAAAAGATGCGGAAAAAATTCCCTGGGTTGCCAATGATGATGTTGACCTAGTTCTTGAATCAACAGGCTTTTATACAAATAAGGAAAAAGCTAGCGCTCATCTTAAAGCTGGTGTTAAAAAGGTTTTAATTTCTGCTCCTGCAGGTAAAATTCCAACCGCAGTTTATGGTATTAACGAAAATACCTTAACCAGTTCCGATCGTATTATTTCACCAGGATCATGTACAACACAATCGGTAGCATTACTTGCTAAGCCAATGAATGATCATTTTGGTATTAAAGCTGGAAGTCTCACTACAATCCATGCTTATACAGCTTCACAAAATTTAACCGATGGCCCACGAGGCAAAAATAAGCGTGCCAATCGCGCTGCTACTGAAAATATCATTCCCCACTCTAGTGGTGCTGCTAAGGCAATCGGTCTTGTTATTCCTGAGCTTGACGGCAAACTAACAGGAAAAGCTCAACGAGTACCCGTTCGTGACGGCTCACTAACTGAACTTGCTCTTGTTCTTGATAAATCTGTTACCACGACAGAAATTAATGAAGTCTTTAAAGCAATTACCCAAAATAATGAAACTTTTGGCTACGACGATACCGGTATTGTTTCATCAGACATAATTAACGATACTCACGGTGCAATCTTCGATCCTACAATGACTGAAGTAATTAATATTGGTGATGGTACTTGTCTGGCAAAAGTTCATGCTTGGTACGACAACGAATTTGGTTTTACTTGCAATATGATACGACTATTGACTTACTACGCCAAATTATAA
- a CDS encoding LysR family transcriptional regulator — translation MNFNDLKIFRTIYEVGSLNKAAQTLGYAQSNITARLKLIEQELNSALFVRMPKGVQPTEAGNIFYKAVLNIQAELAQVSAKISQRKKMLLGSETLISEVLSHNNVNYRNFSKIVVKNQNDIVKEAASHLYDIVVTFINMGNSHIYNLNKVCQISTNYAAQNQFAFSDKSVPILINSDPECAFRKRTLKDLIDKTRVFEVDSLQAIELLVEQGKGVALLPSKAIEERHLVKLRTNDILLKYYLYQAKWID, via the coding sequence ATGAATTTTAATGATTTAAAAATATTCCGCACGATTTATGAAGTCGGTTCATTGAATAAGGCAGCTCAGACTTTAGGATATGCCCAATCTAATATCACAGCTAGATTAAAATTGATAGAGCAGGAATTAAATTCGGCTCTGTTTGTTCGTATGCCCAAAGGAGTGCAGCCAACTGAAGCAGGTAATATTTTTTATAAAGCAGTTTTAAATATTCAGGCAGAGTTGGCGCAAGTGTCTGCTAAAATTAGCCAGCGAAAAAAGATGCTACTAGGATCAGAAACGTTAATATCAGAAGTTCTAAGTCATAATAACGTTAATTATAGAAATTTTAGTAAAATTGTTGTTAAAAATCAGAATGATATTGTAAAGGAAGCTGCTAGCCATTTGTATGACATAGTAGTGACTTTTATAAATATGGGTAATAGTCATATTTATAATTTAAATAAAGTCTGCCAAATTAGCACTAATTATGCAGCACAGAATCAATTTGCTTTTAGTGATAAAAGTGTTCCTATCTTGATTAATAGTGATCCAGAATGTGCCTTTAGGAAAAGAACTTTGAAAGATTTAATTGATAAAACAAGAGTATTTGAAGTTGATTCCTTGCAGGCGATTGAATTATTGGTTGAACAAGGAAAAGGAGTAGCGCTGTTACCAAGTAAAGCTATAGAAGAAAGGCACTTGGTTAAATTGCGTACGAACGACATTTTGCTCAAATATTATTTATATCAAGCAAAGTGGATTGATTAG
- a CDS encoding MarR family winged helix-turn-helix transcriptional regulator yields MQIQETSYKVSHLYKLFLADYAKLTKKININVADYNIFLTLEENPGCTQLFLAQKRHVERSLLTRIIKKYLELDLIERRQSSTNKSAYALYLTPKGKQATKSIRKMINSLNEKIAKLCSSEEYKALNDILDLLIKRWS; encoded by the coding sequence ATGCAAATTCAAGAAACAAGTTACAAAGTTAGTCACTTATATAAATTATTTTTAGCCGATTATGCCAAATTGACTAAAAAAATTAATATAAATGTTGCTGACTATAATATATTTTTGACATTAGAAGAAAATCCAGGTTGTACTCAGCTTTTTTTAGCCCAAAAAAGACATGTTGAACGTAGTTTATTGACTCGGATTATAAAAAAATATCTTGAGCTGGATTTAATTGAGCGTCGGCAAAGTTCTACTAATAAGAGTGCTTATGCACTTTATCTCACACCTAAAGGAAAGCAGGCTACAAAGTCAATAAGAAAAATGATTAATTCTTTAAATGAAAAAATTGCCAAACTTTGTTCTAGTGAAGAATACAAAGCACTTAATGACATATTAGATTTATTAATTAAGAGGTGGAGTTAA
- a CDS encoding MFS transporter translates to MKKFTILSLSLFTLLAGAALSPALPSISQAFPRVNKLWIQALVTLPSICVIFWQVLATKVSTKFSSKKQLLVGLILYSFGGGLPVLTANFTLIIVSRIVLGVGLGIIADLSVELINSNYQDAERKRMLSYAGALNNGGTVLAVLYAGLTAKLNWHLVFYLYLLALIPLCLVFSFLKDESMTSKRKLASDKTSFEPEFLFIAGEMLITTIIYFIVPTNLGYAIKEYFKINNSLITGGLMALISILGVIAGLLFSRNRLKNKIVLIGLFTMFSCSMLFLSLENSLMLFVIGAALSGFSLGIALPLFNQEIISISNINSSNRNLSIGQAMIFLGQFISPFLITELHNLLNCNVFQIGCGLSLILLFLNIIKPVRY, encoded by the coding sequence ATGAAGAAGTTTACTATATTATCTCTATCATTGTTTACGCTACTTGCTGGAGCAGCATTATCCCCAGCTTTGCCAAGTATCAGTCAAGCCTTTCCTCGAGTTAATAAACTTTGGATACAAGCATTAGTTACGCTCCCGTCTATTTGTGTTATTTTTTGGCAAGTTTTGGCTACTAAAGTTAGTACAAAATTCTCAAGTAAAAAGCAATTACTTGTCGGGCTGATTTTATATTCTTTTGGCGGAGGACTACCAGTATTAACTGCTAATTTCACATTAATTATTGTTAGTAGAATAGTTCTTGGAGTTGGATTAGGAATTATAGCCGACTTATCAGTTGAATTAATTAATTCAAACTATCAAGATGCTGAACGCAAACGAATGTTAAGCTATGCTGGAGCTTTAAATAATGGTGGTACAGTATTGGCCGTTTTATATGCGGGTTTGACAGCTAAATTAAATTGGCACCTTGTTTTTTATCTTTATCTTTTAGCACTAATTCCACTTTGCCTAGTTTTCAGCTTTTTAAAAGATGAGTCTATGACGTCTAAAAGAAAATTGGCATCTGACAAAACTAGTTTTGAACCTGAATTTTTATTTATTGCAGGTGAAATGCTAATAACTACTATTATCTATTTTATTGTTCCCACTAATCTTGGCTATGCTATTAAAGAGTATTTTAAAATTAATAATTCGCTGATAACGGGAGGATTAATGGCTTTAATTTCTATTCTAGGAGTTATCGCTGGTTTATTATTTAGTAGAAATCGTCTCAAAAATAAGATCGTTTTAATTGGTTTATTTACTATGTTTTCTTGTTCAATGTTATTTCTATCTTTGGAAAACTCGTTAATGCTGTTTGTTATTGGTGCAGCATTAAGTGGATTTAGTCTCGGTATTGCCTTACCATTATTCAATCAAGAGATTATTTCAATCTCAAACATTAACTCAAGTAATCGTAATTTAAGTATTGGTCAAGCTATGATCTTTTTAGGACAATTTATTTCGCCATTTTTAATAACGGAACTACATAACTTGCTTAATTGTAATGTTTTTCAAATTGGATGTGGATTAAGCTTGATATTACTTTTTCTGAATATAATTAAACCCGTGAGATATTAA
- a CDS encoding ABC transporter ATP-binding protein, producing the protein MSIKEIIRVNEPRAILILVIYIFSSFSSTGSQYLLKYAINAISNQNFSNFLVWIIIQAVTKFMATALLAVATYKFNQQIQEYIHRVRDEILRHYYANSQDKISKIENELSSNMKILTTDYLEPGSIIVQSLLVIMLSISALFTLHWSLILATIIVAIIVFLLPKIMKKKLSTATATAAMQNSELLETISNWFQGLTELRRYRVFSKMNKKLDHTSQALAQANIQKENLHGIAIGINGIGNTLGQIGIMGYALVLLVNHQIDFGSWVIATSFCSNIFNGLWDIVDAITAINSTKQLRDLTGKLRQFISLPQVVPVNSIQVKNLVVEYQHGEKITYPDFTINAGDKVLLTGDSGSGKSTLLKVLLGELIPQQGQVIYQTDNGQVISPQNAMVGYIAQDSSLFPTSITDNITMFANDLIEKVPKVTEKMQLSADLANFPAGLKTQVNLDQDNLSGGQKQKIVLARAEIREPQMLLLDEATSAIDSNATIKIVHELLQTKQTLLMVAHNFSPKLMQQFDYQINLQAKEGAK; encoded by the coding sequence TTGAGTATTAAAGAAATCATTAGAGTCAACGAACCAAGAGCTATTTTAATTTTAGTTATTTATATTTTTAGTTCATTTTCAAGCACTGGATCACAATATTTACTTAAATATGCGATAAATGCGATTAGTAACCAGAACTTTTCTAATTTTCTGGTTTGGATAATTATTCAAGCTGTTACTAAATTTATGGCCACTGCATTACTTGCGGTGGCAACTTATAAATTTAATCAGCAGATACAGGAGTATATCCATAGAGTACGAGACGAGATTTTACGCCATTATTATGCAAATAGTCAGGATAAAATTTCTAAAATAGAAAATGAATTAAGCAGTAATATGAAAATTTTAACGACTGATTATTTAGAGCCTGGGTCTATTATTGTGCAATCTTTACTTGTAATTATGCTATCGATTAGTGCCTTGTTTACATTACATTGGAGTTTGATTTTAGCAACTATCATTGTCGCGATTATTGTATTTTTATTACCAAAAATCATGAAAAAGAAGTTATCAACGGCAACTGCCACTGCAGCGATGCAAAATTCAGAATTGCTTGAAACTATTAGTAATTGGTTTCAAGGTTTAACTGAATTACGGCGTTATCGCGTTTTTTCAAAAATGAATAAGAAATTGGATCACACTAGTCAAGCTTTAGCTCAAGCAAATATCCAAAAAGAAAATCTGCATGGCATTGCAATTGGAATTAATGGTATTGGTAATACGCTTGGACAAATTGGAATTATGGGTTATGCACTTGTTTTGCTTGTTAACCATCAAATTGATTTTGGTAGTTGGGTTATTGCTACTAGCTTTTGTTCGAATATTTTCAATGGTCTGTGGGACATAGTTGATGCAATTACAGCCATTAATTCAACTAAGCAGTTGCGTGATCTAACTGGAAAATTACGTCAGTTTATTTCGCTACCACAAGTAGTGCCAGTTAATAGTATTCAAGTTAAAAATTTGGTAGTTGAGTATCAACATGGTGAAAAAATCACTTATCCTGATTTTACAATTAATGCTGGTGATAAAGTATTGCTAACAGGAGATTCTGGTAGTGGTAAATCTACATTATTAAAAGTTTTATTGGGTGAGTTAATACCACAGCAAGGACAAGTTATTTACCAAACAGATAATGGACAAGTAATTAGTCCGCAAAATGCGATGGTTGGTTATATTGCTCAAGATAGCAGTCTATTTCCTACTAGTATTACGGACAATATTACAATGTTTGCCAACGATTTAATTGAAAAAGTTCCTAAAGTTACAGAAAAAATGCAGCTGTCTGCTGACTTAGCTAATTTTCCTGCTGGTTTAAAAACGCAGGTTAATTTGGATCAAGATAATTTATCAGGTGGTCAGAAGCAAAAGATAGTTCTGGCTAGAGCTGAAATTCGTGAACCACAGATGTTGTTACTTGATGAAGCAACTAGTGCAATTGATAGTAATGCAACTATTAAAATAGTTCATGAATTATTACAGACCAAGCAAACTTTACTGATGGTAGCACATAATTTTAGCCCCAAATTAATGCAGCAATTCGATTATCAAATTAATTTACAAGCTAAAGAAGGTGCAAAATAA
- a CDS encoding ABC transporter ATP-binding protein has protein sequence MTIKDFFKQNPLRCILIIFTAAFFPAMHLVNTGLLAIITTAVKKWQIPFAFWLVAIMALVSLTDYFTQGWFNSLFTKQAEEYSVTLRRKIIQHYFYDQADHQVSQVQNRLTNDIEQVTWDYFASWCNIIMDISFFVFAFLLLLNFHWLLLVISIAMTIISLILPKLLNKQLQKATLHISSANKIYLDSLEKWLSGLAELRRYLAGAKLFKVIQLDSKKLEDANVKQVGLQQTLVVINGLISESFSFLLFILAGWLIINHHVQFGAWVVVGDCQYYLASSIEQMIAAYGRIEGSKSLNKQIADSATQSSVKQEKSVETPVSLMTENLSLKFPNGERLTFPDINVKRGEKVLLTGDSGTGKTSLLKILLGEITPTTGKVIFRNEKGQRIIPNMSKIGYIPQAPVLFPGSIADNMTMFNASLKSKLTPLIEKIQFAKDVFHFPTGLNTIINLSKLNVSGGQRQKIVLIRALVHQSKIILIDEGTSAIDQQATIEILREVTSSEQTVIFIAHSLNDHMRQMFDREIHLVKNKNLG, from the coding sequence ATGACGATTAAAGATTTTTTTAAGCAAAATCCATTACGTTGCATTCTGATAATTTTTACAGCGGCTTTCTTTCCAGCGATGCACCTAGTTAATACTGGTTTGCTTGCAATAATAACAACAGCCGTAAAAAAATGGCAGATTCCATTTGCTTTTTGGCTAGTTGCGATTATGGCGCTAGTTTCACTGACTGATTATTTTACTCAAGGCTGGTTTAATTCATTATTTACAAAACAAGCAGAAGAATATAGCGTAACTTTGCGCCGTAAAATAATTCAGCATTATTTTTATGATCAAGCTGATCATCAAGTTTCACAAGTACAAAATCGTTTAACTAATGATATTGAACAAGTAACTTGGGATTACTTTGCATCTTGGTGCAATATTATTATGGACATTAGCTTTTTTGTTTTTGCTTTCTTATTGTTGTTAAACTTTCATTGGTTATTGCTGGTAATTAGTATTGCAATGACAATTATTTCGTTAATTTTGCCTAAATTATTGAATAAGCAATTGCAAAAGGCAACGTTGCATATTTCTAGTGCTAATAAAATTTATCTTGATAGCCTTGAAAAGTGGCTATCTGGATTAGCGGAATTACGCCGATATTTAGCAGGTGCTAAATTATTTAAAGTAATCCAGCTAGATTCTAAAAAATTAGAAGATGCCAATGTTAAACAAGTTGGTTTGCAACAAACTTTAGTAGTGATTAACGGTTTAATTTCGGAAAGTTTTAGCTTTTTACTTTTTATTCTAGCGGGATGGTTGATTATAAATCATCATGTTCAATTTGGTGCTTGGGTTGTTGTAGGGGACTGTCAATATTATCTTGCTAGCTCAATTGAACAAATGATTGCGGCCTACGGACGAATTGAGGGAAGTAAATCCTTAAATAAACAAATTGCGGATTCTGCCACACAAAGTTCGGTAAAACAGGAAAAGAGTGTGGAGACGCCAGTTTCTTTGATGACAGAAAATTTAAGTCTTAAGTTTCCTAATGGTGAGCGACTAACTTTCCCAGACATTAATGTTAAAAGGGGTGAAAAAGTGTTGCTTACTGGTGATTCTGGGACCGGTAAAACTAGCTTACTAAAAATTTTACTTGGTGAAATTACACCTACAACAGGTAAAGTTATATTCAGGAATGAAAAAGGACAAAGAATCATACCGAACATGAGTAAAATTGGGTATATTCCCCAAGCACCAGTTTTGTTTCCAGGAAGTATTGCCGACAATATGACAATGTTTAACGCAAGCCTAAAGTCTAAATTAACACCACTGATTGAAAAAATTCAGTTTGCAAAAGATGTTTTTCATTTTCCTACAGGTTTGAATACGATAATTAATTTAAGCAAGCTAAATGTTTCGGGAGGACAAAGGCAAAAAATTGTCTTAATTCGGGCATTAGTTCATCAAAGTAAAATTATTCTGATTGATGAAGGAACAAGTGCCATTGATCAACAAGCAACAATCGAAATTTTGCGTGAAGTTACTTCTAGTGAACAAACAGTTATTTTTATTGCTCACAGTCTTAATGATCATATGAGACAGATGTTTGATCGTGAGATTCATTTAGTTAAAAACAAGAATTTAGGGTAA
- a CDS encoding Type 1 glutamine amidotransferase-like domain-containing protein: MKKIFLCSYFAGVGEQFKAFIQTSNIKTNKVLFIPTAGNVEEYTGYIDEGRQVLTSLHYKVDELNIDKEDTEYVANKISAANMIYISGGNTFYLLQELKRKNLLPLLINEINSGVPYIGESAGAIILAPSIEYNKIMDDTQIAPDLKDYTGLNITDFYTLPHFIEPPFTDSVQETFKTYKDQLNLLAINNSQAIIVNEDNYKVI, encoded by the coding sequence ATGAAGAAAATTTTTTTATGTTCTTATTTTGCTGGAGTTGGTGAACAATTTAAAGCTTTTATTCAGACGAGTAACATAAAAACTAACAAGGTTTTGTTTATTCCAACTGCTGGTAATGTTGAAGAATATACTGGATATATTGATGAAGGCAGGCAGGTCTTAACTAGCTTGCATTATAAAGTTGACGAATTAAACATAGACAAAGAAGATACGGAATACGTAGCAAATAAAATATCAGCTGCTAACATGATCTATATTAGTGGAGGAAATACATTTTATTTATTACAAGAGTTAAAAAGAAAAAATCTTTTGCCATTATTAATCAATGAAATTAATAGTGGTGTTCCTTACATTGGTGAATCAGCTGGTGCAATTATTTTGGCACCTAGCATTGAATACAATAAAATTATGGATGACACACAAATTGCTCCTGACTTAAAAGATTATACAGGATTGAATATTACCGATTTTTATACGTTGCCGCATTTTATTGAACCGCCGTTTACTGATAGCGTTCAAGAAACTTTTAAAACTTATAAAGACCAACTTAACTTGCTTGCTATCAATAATTCTCAAGCAATAATAGTTAATGAAGATAATTACAAAGTAATTTAA